Within the Streptomyces sp. NBC_00353 genome, the region AACAGGTCCGCCTCCGCGATCGCCTCCCTGACCCCTGCGGAGACCAGCGTCCCCGGCGTCGGCGAGCGGCGCAGCTCCTCGGCGACGCTGCGCCCGAGCATGGTGTCGCCGGCCAGTGCCACCGTGAACGCCATGATCCCGTCCCTTCCCCGTCCTGCACTCAGACGTCGAGGGTCACCCGGCAGGTCCAGCCGCCGGGGCCGCCACGCATGTGCAGGTCGTGCAGCGAAACGGCCTTCGGTACCGCACCGACCGGCACGGCGGTGCCCGCGTCGGCCATCCGGAAGCGGACCGACAGGCCCAGGCCGGCCCCCGCCGGCCGGATGGACCCCACCTCCACATCGAGCGGGATCTCACCGTCTGCATCCATCCGGTAGACGATCTCCTCCAGGACGGACACCAGCAGATCCTCCTCCGACTCCGCCGTGACCGCGTATGCGCGGTCACCGACGACCGTGGCCCCGGACGTGTCGGCAAAGCCCTCCACCATGGCGCGCACCGCCTCGCCGATGCACCGCTCGGCCGTCGGCGACCACGCCTCCACCTGCATGTCCGCGGTGTGTGGCACAGCCGCGTGTCCACTCGCGCCGGGCTGCTTCCCCACGGGTTCCCGACCGTCCACGGTCGGCGCCTCTCCGTCGTCTCCGGATGCACAGCCTGATGCCGGGTTTCCCGAGCCGCAGGCGATGCCTCCTCCAGAGTCGTCCCGTACACCGCTCCGGGGCAACCTGCACAGGGCGGCGCACACATTCACCCGCCGTTGCCCGCCTCGTTGACCGCAGGCAAGCAAGGGGTGACATACGGTAGTTGTCCTGTCGTCCTCGTGAAGGAGTGCACGCATGCCGGTCTCGCTCGGTCTCGGTCTTCCGCAGATGAAGCAGTACGACATCGGCCGCGACGTGGCCACGGTGGCACGCGCGGCGGAGGACGCCGGGTACGAGAGTCTGTGGGTCTTCGAGCGCGTGCTCTTTCCCGAGCCGGCCACCCAGGGGCTGTACGGCGTACCGGGGCTGCCGTGGCCCGATGGGTACCGCAGCGTCGCCGACCCGCTGGTCACCCTCACACTGGCCGCCGCGGCCACCGGCCGGGCCCGGCTCGGCACCAGCGTCCTGATCGCCCCGCTCCACGTACCGCTCCAGCTGGCCCGTTCGCTCGCCTCGCTCGACGTCGCGAGCGGCGGCCGGGTGATCGCGGGCCTCGGAACCGGCTGGTCACTCGACGAGTACGCAGCCGCCTCGGTCGCTCCCTTCGAGAAGCGCGGCGCGGTCCTGGACGAACTGCTCGACGTCTGCGCGGCCGTCTGGGGCCCGGACCCGGTCTCGTAC harbors:
- a CDS encoding archease — encoded protein: MPHTADMQVEAWSPTAERCIGEAVRAMVEGFADTSGATVVGDRAYAVTAESEEDLLVSVLEEIVYRMDADGEIPLDVEVGSIRPAGAGLGLSVRFRMADAGTAVPVGAVPKAVSLHDLHMRGGPGGWTCRVTLDV
- a CDS encoding LLM class F420-dependent oxidoreductase; translation: MPVSLGLGLPQMKQYDIGRDVATVARAAEDAGYESLWVFERVLFPEPATQGLYGVPGLPWPDGYRSVADPLVTLTLAAAATGRARLGTSVLIAPLHVPLQLARSLASLDVASGGRVIAGLGTGWSLDEYAAASVAPFEKRGAVLDELLDVCAAVWGPDPVSYRGELTTIAPAEVGPKPVRPIPVYLPANSPRATRRLVDRADGWMPVAMGATTLAEQWRKVQDLAAERGRDRPIGVCARANATYSTKPFEGADRQPFMGSVAQIVEDLAAHAETGVPEILLDLQATTRDAAELVDVAAEVYQAARAAGV